AGGTAGCTCATGTAATGATTCATAGTATGCTGATTCAGGTGTAATCCCAGTATCAATCATAGTTTCAAAAGATAACTCTACACCAGCTTTTAACATAGCAACCATTAAAGAACATTTATTAAAATATTCATGATCTAAAATTTTTCTATTATTGTATAAACTTGCATTCTCAAAACTAGATTTTCTTAGATTTTTTCTCCATTTAATTAACTGTTTATCTCCACACTTCCAATCAGAAATCATTTTTTTAGAGAAAACACCAGAAATAATATCATCCATATGTAAACAAAATAATGGTTTTAATAAATTTTTTAATTGAATAGATAGTTCATGTACACGAATTCTAGCAACACTTGATAAACGAGATAATAATAATTTTATTCCACCTTCTTTCATACACTCAGCTAATTTTTCCCACCCAAATTGTAATAGTGTAGCAGAATAATCAGAACTATATCCTTTTTCTATAAGATGTTCATAACATGATAAAGAGCAAGCTTGTAACATTCCACATAAAATTGTTTGCTCTCCCATTAAATCAGATTTAACTTCAGCAATAAAAGATGATTGTAAGACTCCAGCTTTATGCGAACCTAATCCACAAGCCCACGCTTTAGCAATATTTAATCCTTTTGAATATGGATCATTTTTTTTATGAACAGCAATTAAAGTGGGCACACCAAAACCCATTAAAAACTCTTTTCGTACTTCAGTTCCCGGGCATTTAGGAGCAACCATAATCACTGTAATATCTGAACGGATTTCTTCTCCTTCTTCAACAATATTAAAACCATGAGAATATCCTAAGACAGAATCTTTTTTCATTAATTTTTGTAATTTTTTTACCACCATTGAATGTTGTTTATCTGGTGTTAAGTTAATAACTAAATCAGCATTAGGAATTAATTTTTCATATATATCTACATAAAAATTTTCTTTTGTAACATTTTTCCAAGAAATAGATTTATTTTTTATAGAACTTTCAGGAAGAACAAAAGAAACATTAAAACCAGAATCTCTTAAATTTAATCCTTGATTTAATCCTTGAGCACCACATCCAACTATAACAATTTTTTTATCTTTTAGTATTTCTTGAGAATTTAAAAAATCATTTTTTTTCATTAAAAAACCAGTTTTTAACTCAATTAACTGCTCTCTAAAAGAGAGAGAATCAAAAAAATTTTTCATATTCTTATTCCTTTGTTTATTATAGATAATAATTAAAAATTAAAGATATATTTTTTTTAAATCTCTAACAGCTCCTTTATCTGCACTAGTAGCAAAAATACTATACAGTTTTAAAGAATTAGAGATTTTTCGTAAACGATTTTTAGGGGTATATGCTTTTTTTCCTCTTTTTTCTTCTTTTTTTCTTCGAATATTCTCTTCTTCTGAAGAAATATTTAATATAATACTACGCTTAATAATATTAATACTAATTAAATCACCATCATATACTAATGCAATTAACCCTTTACTTGCAGCTTCAGGAGAAATATGTCCAACAGAAAAACCAGATGTTCCCCCAGAAAAACGACCATCTGTTATTAAAGCACATTTTTTGTTTAAACCAATTGATTTTAAATATGTTGTAGGATACAACATTTCTTGCATTCCAGGTCCACCACAAGGTCCTTCGTATCGAATTACTATTACATCTCCAGGTTTAACTTTTTTATGTAAAATAGCATATACAGCATCATCCTGACTTTCATATACTTTAGCTGGTCCTGAAAAAATCATATTATCTTGATCAATAGCAGCGGTTTTTATTATACTTCCTTTTTTTGCTAAATTACCTGTTAATATAGCTAATCCACCATCTTTATTATATGCATGTTTTTCAGAACGAATACAGCCATTTATACGATCTTTATCTAGTGTACTCCATCTAAATGATTGTGAAAAAGGAATAATAGTCTTTATTCCTCCAGGTCCTGATGCATAAAAAGAAAAGTTTTTTTTATTTTTTTTATTAAAAATATCATATTTTTTAATTGTATCTTTTAATGTTAATCCAAGTATATTATATACTGAAGTATCTAATAAATTAATCTTGTTTAATTCAGATAAAATACCAAATATCCCTCCCGAACGATGTAAATCTTCCATATGATATAATGATGTACTAGGTGATATTTTACATAAATGAGGAACTTTTCTAGATAAATAATCAATATCTGTCATATGAAAATTAATATCAGCTTCATAAGCCATAGCAAGAAGATGGAGAACGGTATTTGTTGACCCTCCCATTGCAATATCTAAAATCATAACATTTTTTAAAGTTGATTTTGTTACAATACTCTTTGGTAATAAATTAATATTATTATTTTCATAATAATCTTTTGTATTTTTTACAATAACTTTACCAGCTTTTAAAAATAATTTTTTTCTATCAATATGAGTAGCTAATATTGTTCCATTACCCGGTAATGCAAGACCTATAGCTTCAGTTAAACAATTCATTGAATTAGCAGTAAACATACCTGAACATGAACCACAGGTTGGACAAGCAGAATTTTCAATATCAGATAAAATTTTATTTGAAGTATTTTTATTAACTCCATGTGCAATAGCATCAACTAAATCAATTTTAATTATACTATCATTTAATGTAATTTTACCTGATTCCATAGGTCCTCCAGAAACAAAAACAGATGGAATATTTAATCTTAATGCAGCTAATAACATACCAGGTGTAATTTTATCACAATTAGAAATACAAACCATAGCATCTACACAATGTGCATTTATCATATATTCAATAGAATCTGCAATTAACTCTCGTGATGGTAAAGAATATAACATACCAGAATGACCCATAGCGATTCCATCATCAATAGCAATTGTATTGAATTCCTTTGGAATTCCTCCAGATTTAATAATTTCTTGAGAAACTAATCTTCCTAAATCACGTAAATGTATATGTCCAGGAACAAATTCTGTGAAAGAATTTACAACAGCAATAATTGGTTTTCCAAAATCTGTATCCTTCACGCCGGTTGCACGCCATAATGCTCTTGCTCCGGCCATATTTCTTCCATTAATAGTTGTAGATGAACGATATATTGGCATTTATTTTACTCATTTCGTATAAAACTTAAAAAAATTTTTATTTAGATAAAATTTTATAAAAATTTATATTTTATATAAAATTATAATTACATATAAATTATAATAATTATTATGAATATCTATTTTTATAAATAAATAATTATTAATAATAATATATAAAGTATTTTATAAATTAACTTATTTATTGAAAAAAATTTTAGGATAAGAAAATAAAATATATATTTTATTTTTTAACAGGGGCGGAGGGAATTGAACCCCCAACTTTCGGTTTTGGAGACCGATGCTCTACCATATTGAACTACGCCCCTAAAAAAGTAAAAATTTACAGAATGTAGAAAATAAATGAACATAAATATATTAGTTAAAAACTATTATACATGAGAGAAAAAAAAACACAACTGTATATAATTTATGATAAATCATCTTGATAAATTTTTAAAAAAATTATCTAATTACATTTTTAATCAAAATTTTTAAATAATTTATTTGTACAAAAAAAAAAAAAAAAAATATATAATATTTTATAAATATTTATATTAAAATAAATTAATTATATATATTTAACTAAATAAGGTTATATAAAAATGAAATTTCCTATTTATTTAGATTATGCAGCTACAACTCCAGTAGACCCAAAAGTGAAAAAAAAAATGAATAAATATTTTTCAATAAATGACACTTTTGGAAATGCAGCATCTAGATCTCATAAATTTGGATGGGAAGCTGAAGAATCAGTAGATATTGCAAGAAATGAAATTGCTAAATTAATTAATTCAGATTCTAGAGAAATAATTTTTACTTCAGGTGCCACAGAATCAAATAATTTAGCTATTAAAGGAATTTATGAATTTCATAAAAATAAAAATACACATATTATCACTAGTAAAATAGAACATAAATCCGTTTTAGATTGTTGTCGATATTTAGAGAATAATGGATGTGATGTAACATATTTAACACCTAATAAATATGGTATTATTGATATACATCAAATTAAAAAAAGAATTAAAAAAAATACAATATTAATTTCTATTATGCATGTCAATAATGAAATTGGATCAATTCAAGATATTAAAAAGATTAGTAAATTTTGTAAAAAAAAGGGAATATTTTTTCATGTAGATGCTACCCAAAGTATTGGAAAAATAAAAATAGACATAAAAAAAATACACGTTGATCTTTTATCTTTTTCTGCTCATAAAATATATGGACCAAAAGGAATAGGAGCATTATATATTCGTCGAAAACCACGCATAAGATTATCACCACAAATACATGGTGGAGGACATGAAAGAGGATTTCGTTCCGGAACATTACCTGTTCATCAAATCGTTGGATTCGGAGAAGCTTGTAGAATCTTAAAAAAGAAAATGAATCAAGATATTTTACATACTGAATATTTACGTAATATGTTGTGGAAAGGTTTATATAAAGTTGAAGAAATTTATTTAAATAGTCATTTTAATTATGTTACTAGTCATATACTTAATATAAGCTTTAATTTTATTGAAGGTGAATCATTATTAATGGCTTTAAAAAATTTAGCGGTTTCTTCTGGATCAGCATGCACATCAGCAAGCCTGGAACCATCATATGTTTTGCGAGCAATTGGAGTAAAAGATGAATTAGCACATAGTTCAATTAGATTTTCTATCGGTCGCTTTACAACATCTGAAGAAATTAAGTATGCTATAATAGCAATTAAAAATGCAATTAATAAATTAAGAAAACTTTCCCCTCTTTGGGAAATGTTTCAATCAGGCATTAATATGGATAAAATTTTTTGGAATTAATACTTTTTATATAGGAATTTTAAAATTATGACATATAGTAAGAAAGTATTAGATCATTATGAAAATCCAAGAAATGTTGGATCTTTTTCAGAAAAAGAAAAAAATGTTGGAACAAGTTTAGTTGGAGCTCCCGCTTGTGGCGATGTAATGAAATTGCAAATAAAAGTTAATAAAAAGGGAATTATTGAAGATGCTTGTTTTAAAACATATGGATGTGGATCTGCTATAGCTTCAAGTTCTTTAATGACAGAATGGGTAAAAGGAAAAACTTTAAATGAAGCTAAAAAAATAAAAAATACGGAAATAGCAAAAGAATTAGAGTTACCTCCTGTAAAAATTCATTGTTCTATTTTAGCTGAAGATGCCATTAAAGAAGCAATTGCTAATTATAATAAAAAATATAAAAAAATAAAACAAGCAAAAATAAAAAATTAGTATATTATTATATCGGTGCTGAAATTAAGTATATTTTTATTCAGCACTAATTATATTAAAAATACATTAATTTATGTTTTATATTTTTTTATTTATTTTCTAAAAAAAATACTTTTTTTAGAAATAAAAATCTATTTTATAGGTATAAAAATGAATTATTTTCATTTATTTCAATTACCTCAACAATTTGAAATAGATAAACAAATATTAATTAATACATTTTATGAATTACAAAAAAAATATCATCCAGATATGTGTAATAAAAAAATTCTTCATAAAAAAAATCAACTATCTATGGCAATTAAAATTAATCAAGGTTTTAATATACTAAATAATAAATTTACTAGAGCAAATTATTTATTAAAAATATACAAAAAAAAATTTTCTTTTAAAGAGAATCATACTATTAATGAAAAAGAAATACTTTTAGAAAAATTTAAACTATATGAAAAAATACAAAAAATAAAAAATAAACCAAATTCATATAAAAAAATAAATTTTTTTATTAAAAAAATTAAAAATAAATTATCATTTAATTTCCAAAATTTTAATAAGAATATTAAAGAAAAAAAAATTAATTCTGCAAATAAAATATTTTTTCATATATCTTTTATCTATAAAATTTTACAAAAGTTAAAAAAAATAAAAAAAATAATGTATAAAAAAAAGGAAAAAAAATGAAAGAAAAAAAAAAATTGCTATAGGAATCGATTTTGGAACTACCTACTGTTTAATATCTATAGTAAAAAAAAATAAAATTAAAATCATTAAAGAATTTAATAAAAAAAATTTTTTTCCAACAATTATAAATTTTAATAAAAAAAAAATTTCTATAGGATGGAAAGCAAAAAAATTTTTATCTAAAGATATAAAAAATACAATATCATCTATAAAAAGATTTATTGGAATATCTTATTCTGAAATAAAGAAAAAAAAAATAAATATTCCATATAATATTTCAGAAAATG
The nucleotide sequence above comes from Buchnera aphidicola (Cinara curvipes). Encoded proteins:
- the ilvC gene encoding ketol-acid reductoisomerase, translated to MKNFFDSLSFREQLIELKTGFLMKKNDFLNSQEILKDKKIVIVGCGAQGLNQGLNLRDSGFNVSFVLPESSIKNKSISWKNVTKENFYVDIYEKLIPNADLVINLTPDKQHSMVVKKLQKLMKKDSVLGYSHGFNIVEEGEEIRSDITVIMVAPKCPGTEVRKEFLMGFGVPTLIAVHKKNDPYSKGLNIAKAWACGLGSHKAGVLQSSFIAEVKSDLMGEQTILCGMLQACSLSCYEHLIEKGYSSDYSATLLQFGWEKLAECMKEGGIKLLLSRLSSVARIRVHELSIQLKNLLKPLFCLHMDDIISGVFSKKMISDWKCGDKQLIKWRKNLRKSSFENASLYNNRKILDHEYFNKCSLMVAMLKAGVELSFETMIDTGITPESAYYESLHELPLITNTISRKRLYEMNLVISDTAEYGSYLFSERALPLLKKFLISLHSDDLGESIKESYISNIQLLNLNNLVDKHPIEKIGKKLRLYMNVMKSTAYNNKN
- the ilvD gene encoding dihydroxy-acid dehydratase, whose translation is MPIYRSSTTINGRNMAGARALWRATGVKDTDFGKPIIAVVNSFTEFVPGHIHLRDLGRLVSQEIIKSGGIPKEFNTIAIDDGIAMGHSGMLYSLPSRELIADSIEYMINAHCVDAMVCISNCDKITPGMLLAALRLNIPSVFVSGGPMESGKITLNDSIIKIDLVDAIAHGVNKNTSNKILSDIENSACPTCGSCSGMFTANSMNCLTEAIGLALPGNGTILATHIDRKKLFLKAGKVIVKNTKDYYENNNINLLPKSIVTKSTLKNVMILDIAMGGSTNTVLHLLAMAYEADINFHMTDIDYLSRKVPHLCKISPSTSLYHMEDLHRSGGIFGILSELNKINLLDTSVYNILGLTLKDTIKKYDIFNKKNKKNFSFYASGPGGIKTIIPFSQSFRWSTLDKDRINGCIRSEKHAYNKDGGLAILTGNLAKKGSIIKTAAIDQDNMIFSGPAKVYESQDDAVYAILHKKVKPGDVIVIRYEGPCGGPGMQEMLYPTTYLKSIGLNKKCALITDGRFSGGTSGFSVGHISPEAASKGLIALVYDGDLISINIIKRSIILNISSEEENIRRKKEEKRGKKAYTPKNRLRKISNSLKLYSIFATSADKGAVRDLKKIYL
- a CDS encoding IscS subfamily cysteine desulfurase; its protein translation is MKFPIYLDYAATTPVDPKVKKKMNKYFSINDTFGNAASRSHKFGWEAEESVDIARNEIAKLINSDSREIIFTSGATESNNLAIKGIYEFHKNKNTHIITSKIEHKSVLDCCRYLENNGCDVTYLTPNKYGIIDIHQIKKRIKKNTILISIMHVNNEIGSIQDIKKISKFCKKKGIFFHVDATQSIGKIKIDIKKIHVDLLSFSAHKIYGPKGIGALYIRRKPRIRLSPQIHGGGHERGFRSGTLPVHQIVGFGEACRILKKKMNQDILHTEYLRNMLWKGLYKVEEIYLNSHFNYVTSHILNISFNFIEGESLLMALKNLAVSSGSACTSASLEPSYVLRAIGVKDELAHSSIRFSIGRFTTSEEIKYAIIAIKNAINKLRKLSPLWEMFQSGINMDKIFWN
- the iscU gene encoding Fe-S cluster assembly scaffold IscU, encoding MTYSKKVLDHYENPRNVGSFSEKEKNVGTSLVGAPACGDVMKLQIKVNKKGIIEDACFKTYGCGSAIASSSLMTEWVKGKTLNEAKKIKNTEIAKELELPPVKIHCSILAEDAIKEAIANYNKKYKKIKQAKIKN
- the hscB gene encoding Fe-S protein assembly co-chaperone HscB → MNYFHLFQLPQQFEIDKQILINTFYELQKKYHPDMCNKKILHKKNQLSMAIKINQGFNILNNKFTRANYLLKIYKKKFSFKENHTINEKEILLEKFKLYEKIQKIKNKPNSYKKINFFIKKIKNKLSFNFQNFNKNIKEKKINSANKIFFHISFIYKILQKLKKIKKIMYKKKEKK